A part of Eschrichtius robustus isolate mEscRob2 chromosome 20, mEscRob2.pri, whole genome shotgun sequence genomic DNA contains:
- the SEPTIN4 gene encoding septin-4 isoform X4, producing the protein MDRSLGWQGSSVPEDRTEAGIKRFLEDADDAELNKFVKDFPGSETYHQPEAKTWVSRPQILEPRPQASDLCQDDLEFRPPSWPQPSDSQQYISASAPLSPSARPRSPWGKLDPYDSSEDDKEYVGFATLPNQVHRKSVKKGFDFTLMVAGESGLGKSTLVNSLFLTDLYRDRKLLSAEERIMQTVEITKHAVDIEEKGVKLRLTIVDTPGFGDAVNNTECWKPVAEYIDQQFEQYFRDESGLNRKNIQDNRVHCCLYFISPFGHGLRPLDVEFMKALHQRVNIVPILAKADTLTPPEVERKKRKIREEIEHFGIKVYQFPDCDSDEDEDFKLQDQALKESIPFAVIGSNTVVEARGRRVRGRLYPWGIVEVENPGHCDFVKLRTMLVRTHMQDLKDVTRETHYENYRAQCIQSMTRLVVKERNRNKLTRESGTDFPIPAVPPGTDPETERLIREKDEELRRMQEMLHKIQRQMKETH; encoded by the exons ATGGACCGTTCACTGGGATGGCAAGGCAGTTCTGTCCCTGAGGACAGAACTGAAGCTGGG ATTAAGCGCTTTCTGGAGGACGCGGATGATGCAGAACTGAACAAGTTCGTGAAGGATTTCCCAGGAAGTGAGACCTACCACCAACCAGAGGCCAAGACCTGGGTGTCCAGGCCCCAAATCCTGGAACCAAGGCCCCAGGCCTCGGACCTCTGCCAGGATGACCTGGAGTTCAGACCCCCTTCGTGGCCCCAGCCCTCTGACAGCCAGCAGTACATCTCTGCCTCAGCCCCTCTCAGCCCCTCAGCCCGGCCCCGCAGCCCGTGGGGCAAGCTCGATCCCTATGACTCCTCTGAG GATGACAAGGAGTATGTGGGCTTTGCGACCCTCCCCAATCAAGTCCACCGAAAGTCCGTGAAGAAAGGTTTTGACTTTACCCTCATGGTGGCAG GAGAGTCTGGTCTGGGGAAATCCACTCTCGTCAATAGCCTCTTCCTCACTGATCTGTACCGGGACCGGAAACTCCTCAGTGCTGAAg AGCGGATCATGCAAACAGTGGAGATCACTAAACATGCAGTGGACATAGAAGAGAAGGGTGTGAAGCTGCGGCTCACCATTGTGGACACACCGGGTTTTGGGGATGCGGTCAACAACACAGAGTG CTGGAAGCCTGTGGCAGAATACATCGACCAGCAGTTTGAGCAGTATTTCCGAGATGAGAGTGGCCTGAACCGCAAGAACATCCAAGACAACAGGGTGCACTGCTGCCTGTACTTCATCTCGCCCTTCGGCCACGG GCTCCGGCCATTGGATGTTGAATTTATGAAGGCCCTGCATCAGCGAGTCAACATCGTGCCTATCTTGGCAAAGGCGGACACACTGACACCTCCAGAAGTGGAGCGCAAGAAACGCAAA ATCCGGGAGGAGATTGAGCACTTTGGAATCAAGGTCTACCAATTCCCAGACTGTGACTCTGACGAGGATGAGGACTTCAAATTACAGGACCAAGCCCTAAAG GAAAGCATCCCATTTGCTGTAATTGGGAGCAACACTGTGGTAGAGGCCAGAGGGCGGCGAGTTCGGGGCCGGCTCTACCCCTGGGGCATTGTGGAAG TGGAAAACCCAGGGCACTGCGACTTTGTGAAGCTGCGGACAATGCTGGTGCGTACTCACATGCAGGACCTGAAGGACGTGACACGGGAGACACATTATGAGAACTACCGGGCACAGTGCATCCAGAGCATGACCCGCCTGGTGGTGAAAGAACGGAATCGCAA caAACTGACTCGAGAGAGTGGTACCGACTTCCCCATTCCTGCTGTCCCACCAGGGACAGATCCAGAAACCGAGAGGCTGATCAGAGAGAAAGATGAGGAG CTGCGACGGATGCAGGAGATGCTGCACAAAATCCAAAGACAGATGAAGGAGACCCATTAA
- the SEPTIN4 gene encoding septin-4 isoform X3, with product MDDKEYVGFATLPNQVHRKSVKKGFDFTLMVAGESGLGKSTLVNSLFLTDLYRDRKLLSAEERIMQTVEITKHAVDIEEKGVKLRLTIVDTPGFGDAVNNTECWKPVAEYIDQQFEQYFRDESGLNRKNIQDNRVHCCLYFISPFGHGLRPLDVEFMKALHQRVNIVPILAKADTLTPPEVERKKRKIREEIEHFGIKVYQFPDCDSDEDEDFKLQDQALKESIPFAVIGSNTVVEARGRRVRGRLYPWGIVEVENPGHCDFVKLRTMLVRTHMQDLKDVTRETHYENYRAQCIQSMTRLVVKERNRNKLTRESGTDFPIPAVPPGTDPETERLIREKDEELRRMQEMLHKIQRQMKETH from the exons ATG GATGACAAGGAGTATGTGGGCTTTGCGACCCTCCCCAATCAAGTCCACCGAAAGTCCGTGAAGAAAGGTTTTGACTTTACCCTCATGGTGGCAG GAGAGTCTGGTCTGGGGAAATCCACTCTCGTCAATAGCCTCTTCCTCACTGATCTGTACCGGGACCGGAAACTCCTCAGTGCTGAAg AGCGGATCATGCAAACAGTGGAGATCACTAAACATGCAGTGGACATAGAAGAGAAGGGTGTGAAGCTGCGGCTCACCATTGTGGACACACCGGGTTTTGGGGATGCGGTCAACAACACAGAGTG CTGGAAGCCTGTGGCAGAATACATCGACCAGCAGTTTGAGCAGTATTTCCGAGATGAGAGTGGCCTGAACCGCAAGAACATCCAAGACAACAGGGTGCACTGCTGCCTGTACTTCATCTCGCCCTTCGGCCACGG GCTCCGGCCATTGGATGTTGAATTTATGAAGGCCCTGCATCAGCGAGTCAACATCGTGCCTATCTTGGCAAAGGCGGACACACTGACACCTCCAGAAGTGGAGCGCAAGAAACGCAAA ATCCGGGAGGAGATTGAGCACTTTGGAATCAAGGTCTACCAATTCCCAGACTGTGACTCTGACGAGGATGAGGACTTCAAATTACAGGACCAAGCCCTAAAG GAAAGCATCCCATTTGCTGTAATTGGGAGCAACACTGTGGTAGAGGCCAGAGGGCGGCGAGTTCGGGGCCGGCTCTACCCCTGGGGCATTGTGGAAG TGGAAAACCCAGGGCACTGCGACTTTGTGAAGCTGCGGACAATGCTGGTGCGTACTCACATGCAGGACCTGAAGGACGTGACACGGGAGACACATTATGAGAACTACCGGGCACAGTGCATCCAGAGCATGACCCGCCTGGTGGTGAAAGAACGGAATCGCAA caAACTGACTCGAGAGAGTGGTACCGACTTCCCCATTCCTGCTGTCCCACCAGGGACAGATCCAGAAACCGAGAGGCTGATCAGAGAGAAAGATGAGGAG CTGCGACGGATGCAGGAGATGCTGCACAAAATCCAAAGACAGATGAAGGAGACCCATTAA
- the SEPTIN4 gene encoding septin-4 isoform X2: MIKRFLEDADDAELNKFVKDFPGSETYHQPEAKTWVSRPQILEPRPQASDLCQDDLEFRPPSWPQPSDSQQYISASAPLSPSARPRSPWGKLDPYDSSEDDKEYVGFATLPNQVHRKSVKKGFDFTLMVAGESGLGKSTLVNSLFLTDLYRDRKLLSAEERIMQTVEITKHAVDIEEKGVKLRLTIVDTPGFGDAVNNTECWKPVAEYIDQQFEQYFRDESGLNRKNIQDNRVHCCLYFISPFGHGLRPLDVEFMKALHQRVNIVPILAKADTLTPPEVERKKRKIREEIEHFGIKVYQFPDCDSDEDEDFKLQDQALKESIPFAVIGSNTVVEARGRRVRGRLYPWGIVEVENPGHCDFVKLRTMLVRTHMQDLKDVTRETHYENYRAQCIQSMTRLVVKERNRNKLTRESGTDFPIPAVPPGTDPETERLIREKDEELRRMQEMLHKIQRQMKETH, translated from the exons ATG ATTAAGCGCTTTCTGGAGGACGCGGATGATGCAGAACTGAACAAGTTCGTGAAGGATTTCCCAGGAAGTGAGACCTACCACCAACCAGAGGCCAAGACCTGGGTGTCCAGGCCCCAAATCCTGGAACCAAGGCCCCAGGCCTCGGACCTCTGCCAGGATGACCTGGAGTTCAGACCCCCTTCGTGGCCCCAGCCCTCTGACAGCCAGCAGTACATCTCTGCCTCAGCCCCTCTCAGCCCCTCAGCCCGGCCCCGCAGCCCGTGGGGCAAGCTCGATCCCTATGACTCCTCTGAG GATGACAAGGAGTATGTGGGCTTTGCGACCCTCCCCAATCAAGTCCACCGAAAGTCCGTGAAGAAAGGTTTTGACTTTACCCTCATGGTGGCAG GAGAGTCTGGTCTGGGGAAATCCACTCTCGTCAATAGCCTCTTCCTCACTGATCTGTACCGGGACCGGAAACTCCTCAGTGCTGAAg AGCGGATCATGCAAACAGTGGAGATCACTAAACATGCAGTGGACATAGAAGAGAAGGGTGTGAAGCTGCGGCTCACCATTGTGGACACACCGGGTTTTGGGGATGCGGTCAACAACACAGAGTG CTGGAAGCCTGTGGCAGAATACATCGACCAGCAGTTTGAGCAGTATTTCCGAGATGAGAGTGGCCTGAACCGCAAGAACATCCAAGACAACAGGGTGCACTGCTGCCTGTACTTCATCTCGCCCTTCGGCCACGG GCTCCGGCCATTGGATGTTGAATTTATGAAGGCCCTGCATCAGCGAGTCAACATCGTGCCTATCTTGGCAAAGGCGGACACACTGACACCTCCAGAAGTGGAGCGCAAGAAACGCAAA ATCCGGGAGGAGATTGAGCACTTTGGAATCAAGGTCTACCAATTCCCAGACTGTGACTCTGACGAGGATGAGGACTTCAAATTACAGGACCAAGCCCTAAAG GAAAGCATCCCATTTGCTGTAATTGGGAGCAACACTGTGGTAGAGGCCAGAGGGCGGCGAGTTCGGGGCCGGCTCTACCCCTGGGGCATTGTGGAAG TGGAAAACCCAGGGCACTGCGACTTTGTGAAGCTGCGGACAATGCTGGTGCGTACTCACATGCAGGACCTGAAGGACGTGACACGGGAGACACATTATGAGAACTACCGGGCACAGTGCATCCAGAGCATGACCCGCCTGGTGGTGAAAGAACGGAATCGCAA caAACTGACTCGAGAGAGTGGTACCGACTTCCCCATTCCTGCTGTCCCACCAGGGACAGATCCAGAAACCGAGAGGCTGATCAGAGAGAAAGATGAGGAG CTGCGACGGATGCAGGAGATGCTGCACAAAATCCAAAGACAGATGAAGGAGACCCATTAA
- the SEPTIN4 gene encoding septin-4 isoform X1: MVKTNKVGSKVAVSAQKGAEVTNTTPQRGHAYDLASSQRSGTASMIPSAHRRSEAGHSTIPHLASEYPRSSSPHSGPGVSGAPSCRTETRSKSEAYRHAVQMQRNVSTSREEATRRGGESKPGRDINNRYSLIPDAKSSRRLSFVDQKDNFTILEEDPPSKVQYPQGVRVPHRPLVYPKDEAVQTEPTRKSLTAADIRSPRRPSSPERSDSRICTDSRPTQRRTPGQESEMGCQNSIYTEPKALHRSMNLESSLRLSFLKDLDGGHKVSMRPEPESIRKHSVYTETKSFPKVLISSEVEPNVKSSIRGDSEGGLRVTISPGGQSASRVTTRAVSESPRKSSTFVSPEPIYKQHTTRPSKSTYVSSGPTLRHPEPSGKPSVHAELELTPRPLPPRSLPRYGPDSSWWALLNPEVEMPQSRPITLDSEPKSPSPVDPSMPFFEMESSPFCEDLMFQRRKASPSPPPSPKESPSPEPRREVPQVPKHTSKQPIQRFSAFFLDVSEEMYNRVIWWLKDEEIKRFLEDADDAELNKFVKDFPGSETYHQPEAKTWVSRPQILEPRPQASDLCQDDLEFRPPSWPQPSDSQQYISASAPLSPSARPRSPWGKLDPYDSSEDDKEYVGFATLPNQVHRKSVKKGFDFTLMVAGESGLGKSTLVNSLFLTDLYRDRKLLSAEERIMQTVEITKHAVDIEEKGVKLRLTIVDTPGFGDAVNNTECWKPVAEYIDQQFEQYFRDESGLNRKNIQDNRVHCCLYFISPFGHGLRPLDVEFMKALHQRVNIVPILAKADTLTPPEVERKKRKIREEIEHFGIKVYQFPDCDSDEDEDFKLQDQALKESIPFAVIGSNTVVEARGRRVRGRLYPWGIVEVENPGHCDFVKLRTMLVRTHMQDLKDVTRETHYENYRAQCIQSMTRLVVKERNRNKLTRESGTDFPIPAVPPGTDPETERLIREKDEELRRMQEMLHKIQRQMKETH, translated from the exons ATGGTCAAGACAAATAAAGTTGGGTCCAAGGTAGCAGTTTCAGCACAGAAAGGGGCCGAGGTTACTAACACAACCCCTCAGCGAGGACATGCATACGATCTTGCCTCAAGCCAGCGGAGTGGCACGGCCTCCATGATCCCTTCAGCCCATCGAAGATCAGAAGCTGGGCATTCCACCATTCCCCATTTAGCATCAGAGTACCCTCGATCTAGCTCCCCCCACTCAGGGCCAGGCGTCTCTGGAGCACCCAGCTGTCGAACCGAGACCCGATCAAAATCTGAAGCATACCGCCATGCTGTCCAGATGCAGCGGAATGTTAGTACATCCAGAGAGGAAGCAACTAGAAGAGGGGGTGAGAGCAAACCAGGGCGTGATATCAATAATCGCTACTCATTAATTCCAGATGCCAAATCCTCTCGCCGGTTGAGTTTTGTCGACCAGAAAGACAACTTCACAATCTTAGAAGAAGACCCACCCTCCAAGGTCCAGTACCCACAAGGGGTCAGAGTTCCCCATAGGCCTTTGGTTTATCCAAAGGATGAAGCAGTCCAAACTGAGCCCACTCGAAAGAGTTTGACTGCTGCTGATATCAGATCTCCAAGGAGACCCTCTAGCCCAGAACGCAGCGACAGCCGCATCTGTACAGACTCTCGACCAACCCAGAGAAGGACCCCTGGCCAAGAATCTGAAATGGGCTGTCAAAACTCAATTTACACAGAACCTAAGGCCTTGCATAGAAGTATGAACTTGGAATCATCCCTCAGACTCTCCTTCCTGAAAGATTTGGATGGTGGACATAAAGTTTCTATGCGCCCAGAGCCTGAGTCTATCCGCAAGCATTCTGTCTACACCGAAACCAAGTCCTTCCCAAAGGTCTTAATATCATCAGAAGTGGAGCCCAACGTGAAGTCCTCAATCCGAGGAGACAGTGAGGGTGGCCTCAGGGTCACCATCTCCCCTGGGGGACAGTCAGCTTCCCGTGTGACAACTCGAGCCGTGTCTGAGAGCCCCCGCAAATCTTCCACGTTTGTCAGTCCAGAGCCCATCTATAAGCAGCATACCACAAGACCCTCAAAAAGTACTTATGTGTCCTCAGGACCCACACTTAGGCATccagagccctctggaaagcccTCTGTCCATGCAGAACTGGAACTGACCCCTCGGCCCTTACCCCCTCGGTCCTTACCGAGATATGGGCCAGACTCCTCATGGTGGGCCTTACTCAACCCTGAAGTTGAAATGCCCCAAAGCCGGCCAATAACACTTGATTCCGAGCCTAAGTCCCCTTCTCCCGTAGACCCTTCAATGCCCTTTTTTGAAATGGAATCAAGCCCTTTCTGTGAGGATCTGATGTTCCAGAGAAGGAAGGCAagtccatcaccaccaccatcaccaaagGAGTCTCCAAGCCCGGAACCACGGAGGGAAGTGCCACAGGTCCCCAAGCACACCTCCAAACAACCCATTCAAAGGTTTAGTGCTTTCTTCTTGG ATGTCTCTGAGGAAATGTACAATCGTGTCATCTGGTGGCTAAAAG ATGAGGAG ATTAAGCGCTTTCTGGAGGACGCGGATGATGCAGAACTGAACAAGTTCGTGAAGGATTTCCCAGGAAGTGAGACCTACCACCAACCAGAGGCCAAGACCTGGGTGTCCAGGCCCCAAATCCTGGAACCAAGGCCCCAGGCCTCGGACCTCTGCCAGGATGACCTGGAGTTCAGACCCCCTTCGTGGCCCCAGCCCTCTGACAGCCAGCAGTACATCTCTGCCTCAGCCCCTCTCAGCCCCTCAGCCCGGCCCCGCAGCCCGTGGGGCAAGCTCGATCCCTATGACTCCTCTGAG GATGACAAGGAGTATGTGGGCTTTGCGACCCTCCCCAATCAAGTCCACCGAAAGTCCGTGAAGAAAGGTTTTGACTTTACCCTCATGGTGGCAG GAGAGTCTGGTCTGGGGAAATCCACTCTCGTCAATAGCCTCTTCCTCACTGATCTGTACCGGGACCGGAAACTCCTCAGTGCTGAAg AGCGGATCATGCAAACAGTGGAGATCACTAAACATGCAGTGGACATAGAAGAGAAGGGTGTGAAGCTGCGGCTCACCATTGTGGACACACCGGGTTTTGGGGATGCGGTCAACAACACAGAGTG CTGGAAGCCTGTGGCAGAATACATCGACCAGCAGTTTGAGCAGTATTTCCGAGATGAGAGTGGCCTGAACCGCAAGAACATCCAAGACAACAGGGTGCACTGCTGCCTGTACTTCATCTCGCCCTTCGGCCACGG GCTCCGGCCATTGGATGTTGAATTTATGAAGGCCCTGCATCAGCGAGTCAACATCGTGCCTATCTTGGCAAAGGCGGACACACTGACACCTCCAGAAGTGGAGCGCAAGAAACGCAAA ATCCGGGAGGAGATTGAGCACTTTGGAATCAAGGTCTACCAATTCCCAGACTGTGACTCTGACGAGGATGAGGACTTCAAATTACAGGACCAAGCCCTAAAG GAAAGCATCCCATTTGCTGTAATTGGGAGCAACACTGTGGTAGAGGCCAGAGGGCGGCGAGTTCGGGGCCGGCTCTACCCCTGGGGCATTGTGGAAG TGGAAAACCCAGGGCACTGCGACTTTGTGAAGCTGCGGACAATGCTGGTGCGTACTCACATGCAGGACCTGAAGGACGTGACACGGGAGACACATTATGAGAACTACCGGGCACAGTGCATCCAGAGCATGACCCGCCTGGTGGTGAAAGAACGGAATCGCAA caAACTGACTCGAGAGAGTGGTACCGACTTCCCCATTCCTGCTGTCCCACCAGGGACAGATCCAGAAACCGAGAGGCTGATCAGAGAGAAAGATGAGGAG CTGCGACGGATGCAGGAGATGCTGCACAAAATCCAAAGACAGATGAAGGAGACCCATTAA